Proteins encoded in a region of the Rutidosis leptorrhynchoides isolate AG116_Rl617_1_P2 chromosome 9, CSIRO_AGI_Rlap_v1, whole genome shotgun sequence genome:
- the LOC139867040 gene encoding uncharacterized protein: MNNSNLRESDLTRKEEGTNGGNYMINPKPNSTTSSWTKLKDPRIVRVSRAFGGKDRHSKVYTVRGLRDRRVRLSVPTAIQLYDLQDRLGLNQPSKVVDWLLEVAKHEIDELPPLHMPSNGNFFQGFQSMINVDSQDENLEEGKTNINGLNWEDHWNINKSKEKDDNFSVQSSNHSSPLPVMFNNVVPNRSFLKMNPSNLSLSQFGCYGSMTPHQQEDSTRHNFNSNVAGSQLFAYPASSHHHDNSRNLFDTKRLNFEMLSSSSSNLSSPLFTMNQGMMIRPFNLSMNPKPFISEENEAEKGN; this comes from the coding sequence ATGAATAATTCGAATTTAAGAGAATCGGATCTTACACGAAAGGAAGAAGGCACAAATGGTGGTAACTATATGATTAACCCTAAACCTAATTCGACGACATCATCATGGACAAAGCTAAAAGATCCCAGAATTGTTCGAGTTTCAAGAGCTTTCGGTGGTAAAGATCGACATAGTAAAGTTTATACGGTGAGAGGATTAAGAGATAGACGAGTTAGACTATCTGTACCGACCGCTATTCAATTATATGATCTTCAAGATCGACTCGGGCTTAATCAACCAAGTAAGGTTGTTGATTGGTTGCTCGAGGTAGCTAAGCATGAAATCGACGAACTACCCCCTCTCCATATGCCATCTAATGGGAACTTTTTTCAAGGTTTTCAATCAATGATCAATGTCGATTCGCAAGATGAAAATCTTGAAGAGGGTAAAACAAACATTAATGGCCTCAATTGGGAGGACCATTGGAATATCAATAAATCTAAAGAGAAAGATGATAATTTTTCGGTTCAGTCGAGTAATCATTCTTCACCCTTACCAGTTATGTTCAATAATGTTGTGCCAAATAGATCTTTCCTTAAAATGAATCCTTCAAATTTGTCGTTATCGCAATTTGGATGCTACGGATCAATGACACCTCATCAACAAGAAGATAGTACGCGTCATAACTTCAATAGTAACGTGGCGGGATCTCAACTTTTTGCGTATCCAGCATCGTCTCATCATCATGATAACTCAAGAAATCTCTTTGATACGAAGCGACTGAATTTCGAGATGTTGAGCTCCTCGTCATCAAATTTGTCTTCACCACTATTTACAATGAACCAAGGGATGATGATTAGGCCTTTTAACTTGAGTATGAATCCTAAGCCTTTTATTTCTGAAGAAAATGAAGCAGAAAAAGGTAACTGA